In Pelosinus sp. UFO1, one genomic interval encodes:
- a CDS encoding response regulator transcription factor, which translates to MKRVLIIEDDMDIAELERDYLQFNGYKAEIAQDGVLGLKKAMTGMYDVIVVDLMLPQKDGFEIIREIRKKLEIPIIVVSARNDDIDKIRGLDFGADDYLTKPFSPAELIARIKSHMKRYQRLKGHTPSEMIQHKGLEINIASHKVAVNGMPIQLTTKEYELLLFLATNPNIVFSKAHIFDTIWGDECYGDNATVAVHIQKIRKKIEKDPSNPEFIETLWGTGYRFNP; encoded by the coding sequence ATGAAACGTGTATTAATTATTGAAGACGACATGGACATTGCTGAGCTGGAACGGGACTATCTTCAATTTAATGGCTATAAAGCTGAGATTGCCCAAGATGGAGTATTAGGTTTGAAAAAGGCAATGACGGGTATGTATGATGTTATTGTCGTTGATTTGATGCTGCCCCAAAAAGATGGATTTGAAATTATAAGAGAGATTCGAAAAAAACTAGAGATTCCTATTATTGTCGTCTCAGCTCGCAATGACGACATTGATAAAATTAGAGGACTCGACTTTGGAGCAGATGACTATTTAACAAAACCCTTTAGCCCCGCAGAGCTAATTGCTAGAATTAAATCTCATATGAAACGCTATCAACGTCTAAAAGGCCATACTCCTTCTGAAATGATTCAACATAAGGGGTTGGAAATCAACATCGCTTCCCATAAAGTTGCGGTGAATGGCATGCCAATTCAACTGACAACCAAGGAATATGAACTGTTATTATTCTTGGCTACCAATCCGAATATCGTTTTTAGCAAAGCACATATTTTTGATACAATATGGGGCGATGAGTGTTATGGCGATAACGCAACTGTTGCTGTTCATATTCAAAAAATCCGCAAGAAAATTGAGAAAGACCCATCCAACCCAGAATTTATTGAAACACTCTGGGGAACGGGCTATCGCTTTAATCCCTAA